The following proteins come from a genomic window of Myxococcales bacterium:
- a CDS encoding ABC transporter ATP-binding protein, whose product MSADAKPRPAIHVRQLGHRFGPHEALRGVSFDVAPGEIFGFIGPNGAGKTTTIRVMTTLLEPTSGRVEIEGLDVSVDPERVRRLIGYMPDHPGVYEQVTVREYLEFFADAYDVSGGGRDYAAVEAVLELTDLTRLEDKLVAALSKGMQQRLQLGRVLLHDPRVLILDEPASDLDPRARIEMRDLLVELRAMGKTIFLSSHILTELADVCTSVAILERGSLVVAGPIAEIADRLAAARAAPDDLRCALPPEAPRCTRCTLRLRVRGDDAAVARALVGAAFVSKVGPGPAGSVSVTYFGRDSEVEEIVRRLVAAGVGVLGVEPERSELERIFLEVTRGDLQ is encoded by the coding sequence GTGAGCGCCGACGCGAAGCCCCGACCCGCGATCCACGTGCGCCAGCTCGGCCACAGGTTCGGGCCCCACGAGGCGCTGAGAGGCGTCTCGTTCGACGTCGCGCCCGGCGAGATCTTTGGCTTCATCGGCCCGAACGGCGCCGGGAAGACCACCACGATCCGCGTGATGACGACGCTGCTCGAGCCCACCTCGGGCCGCGTCGAGATCGAGGGCCTCGACGTGAGCGTCGACCCGGAGAGGGTGCGGCGGCTCATCGGCTATATGCCGGACCACCCGGGGGTCTACGAGCAGGTGACGGTGCGTGAGTACCTCGAGTTCTTCGCCGACGCGTACGACGTGTCGGGCGGCGGCCGCGACTACGCCGCAGTGGAGGCCGTGCTCGAGCTCACGGATCTCACGAGGCTCGAGGACAAGCTCGTCGCCGCACTCTCGAAGGGGATGCAGCAGCGGCTCCAGCTGGGCCGCGTGCTCCTCCACGATCCGAGGGTCCTCATCCTGGACGAGCCCGCGAGCGATCTCGACCCGCGGGCCCGGATCGAGATGCGCGACTTGCTCGTCGAGCTGCGCGCGATGGGGAAGACCATCTTTCTCTCGAGCCACATCCTCACCGAGCTGGCGGACGTGTGCACCTCCGTGGCGATCCTCGAGCGCGGATCGCTCGTCGTCGCGGGCCCGATCGCCGAGATCGCCGATCGGCTCGCGGCCGCGCGCGCGGCGCCTGACGACCTCCGGTGCGCCCTCCCGCCCGAGGCGCCGAGGTGCACGAGGTGCACGCTCCGGCTCAGGGTGCGCGGAGACGACGCGGCGGTGGCGCGGGCCCTCGTGGGAGCCGCGTTCGTCTCGAAGGTGGGGCCCGGGCCCGCGGGGAGCGTCAGCGTCACGTACTTCGGCCGCGACTCCGAGGTGGAGGAGATCGTGCGACGGCTCGTCGCAGCGGGCGTGGGCGTGCTTGGCGTGGAGCCTGAGCGAAGCGAGCTCGAGCGCATTTTCCTGGAAGTGACGAGAGGAGATCTGCAGTGA
- a CDS encoding acyl-CoA thioesterase — MSPPASPPPRPPSASETKMVEYVLPQHANALGNVFGGQIMAWVDLCAAISAQRFTGLMCVTAFVDDLKFHNPVKVGEVVRLSARVSAAFRTSIEIEVIVEGEDSRSGRTWPCVQARLTFVAIDSEGRPAPVPQLLAEDDATRSSQAAGEERRKSRLRANG, encoded by the coding sequence ATGAGCCCGCCCGCCAGTCCGCCCCCGCGTCCGCCGTCGGCCTCCGAGACGAAGATGGTCGAGTACGTGCTACCCCAGCACGCGAACGCGCTCGGGAACGTGTTCGGTGGTCAGATCATGGCCTGGGTCGATCTGTGCGCGGCGATCTCCGCGCAGCGCTTCACGGGGCTCATGTGCGTGACCGCGTTCGTCGACGATCTGAAATTCCACAACCCGGTGAAGGTCGGCGAGGTCGTGCGGCTCTCGGCCCGCGTCTCGGCGGCGTTCCGCACGTCGATCGAGATCGAGGTCATCGTCGAGGGCGAGGACTCGCGCTCCGGGCGCACGTGGCCGTGTGTGCAAGCGCGCCTCACGTTCGTGGCGATCGACAGCGAGGGTCGACCCGCGCCCGTGCCTCAGCTCCTCGCCGAGGACGACGCGACCCGCTCGTCGCAGGCGGCCGGCGAGGAGCGCCGGAAGTCGCGCCTCCGCGCGAACGGCTAG
- the asnS gene encoding asparagine--tRNA ligase — protein MVSVDDVLKGRQGADVGERVTVGGWVRTRRDSKAGLSFVALNDGSCFDNLQLVARTELENYADVLRLTSGCSIEATGVVKASEGKGQRVELDVTSLSVVGWVADPDTYPISQKRHSFEYLREVAHLRPRTNTFGAVARVRHALSLAIHRFFHERGYYWVHTPIITASDCEGAGQMFRVSTLDFLHADPAQRARLDAADDFFGREAYLTVSGQLNVETYAMALSKVYTFGPTFRAENSNTARHLAEFWMVEPEIAFCDLAGLAGVAEEFLKFVVETALVERADDMKFFDERIQPGLLSRLRHVVDSPFKRIDYTEAVEVLTRSGKTWEFPVTWGGDLQTEHERYLTEEVFKLPVVVMNYPKDIKSFYMRQNDDGRTVAALDVLAAGIGEIIGGSQREERLDRLDGRIDELKLEKDTYGWYRDLRRYGTVPHAGFGLGFERLVMFVTGMANIRDVIPFPRTPKSATF, from the coding sequence ATGGTCTCTGTCGACGATGTGCTCAAAGGGCGCCAAGGCGCCGACGTAGGGGAACGTGTGACGGTCGGAGGGTGGGTGCGCACGCGCCGCGACTCCAAGGCGGGGCTGTCGTTCGTCGCCCTGAACGACGGGTCGTGCTTCGACAACCTGCAGCTGGTGGCGCGGACCGAGCTCGAGAACTACGCCGACGTCCTGCGGCTCACCTCGGGCTGCTCCATCGAGGCCACGGGCGTCGTGAAGGCGAGCGAGGGCAAGGGCCAGCGGGTCGAGCTCGACGTGACGTCGCTCTCTGTCGTCGGGTGGGTGGCCGATCCCGACACCTACCCGATCAGCCAGAAGCGTCACTCTTTCGAGTACCTGCGCGAGGTCGCGCACCTGCGCCCGCGCACCAACACCTTCGGCGCGGTCGCCCGCGTGCGGCACGCCCTGTCGCTCGCCATTCATCGCTTCTTCCACGAGCGCGGCTACTACTGGGTGCACACACCCATCATCACCGCCTCCGACTGCGAGGGCGCCGGGCAGATGTTCCGCGTCTCGACGCTCGACTTCCTCCACGCGGATCCCGCCCAGCGCGCGAGGCTCGACGCCGCGGACGACTTCTTCGGGCGCGAGGCGTACCTCACGGTCTCCGGCCAGCTCAACGTCGAGACCTACGCGATGGCGCTCTCCAAGGTCTACACGTTCGGCCCCACGTTCCGCGCCGAGAACTCGAACACTGCACGCCACCTCGCGGAGTTCTGGATGGTCGAGCCCGAGATCGCCTTCTGCGACCTCGCGGGCCTCGCCGGCGTGGCCGAGGAGTTCCTGAAGTTCGTCGTCGAGACCGCGCTCGTGGAGCGCGCCGACGACATGAAGTTCTTCGACGAGCGCATCCAGCCGGGCCTCCTTTCGCGGCTCCGGCACGTGGTCGACTCGCCGTTCAAGCGCATCGACTACACGGAGGCGGTCGAGGTGCTGACGCGGTCGGGGAAGACCTGGGAGTTCCCGGTCACCTGGGGCGGCGACCTGCAGACCGAGCATGAGCGCTACCTCACCGAGGAGGTCTTCAAGCTCCCGGTGGTGGTCATGAACTACCCGAAGGACATCAAGTCCTTCTACATGCGCCAGAACGACGACGGCCGCACGGTCGCGGCGCTCGACGTGCTGGCCGCTGGCATCGGCGAGATCATCGGCGGCTCGCAGCGCGAGGAGCGCCTCGACCGCCTCGACGGGCGCATCGACGAGCTCAAGCTCGAGAAGGACACGTACGGGTGGTACCGCGATCTGCGGCGGTACGGCACGGTGCCTCACGCCGGCTTCGGGCTCGGCTTCGAGCGCCTGGTGATGTTCGTGACCGGCATGGCGAACATCCGCGACGTGATCCCGTTCCCGCGCACCCCGAAGTCCGCGACGTTCTGA
- a CDS encoding DUF4911 domain-containing protein gives MAARRVVLRAKDVVLLKGILEASDGLAVVFAEGGGDLIVAAHASREAELDEALAALRDELAFLSGPERIDAA, from the coding sequence ATGGCCGCGCGGCGCGTGGTGCTGCGCGCGAAGGACGTCGTGCTGTTGAAGGGGATCCTGGAGGCCTCTGACGGGCTCGCGGTGGTCTTCGCGGAGGGGGGCGGCGACCTCATCGTCGCCGCGCACGCCTCCCGCGAGGCCGAGCTCGACGAGGCGCTCGCGGCCCTGCGTGACGAGCTCGCGTTCCTGAGCGGCCCCGAGCGGATCGACGCGGCGTGA
- a CDS encoding ABC transporter permease, whose product MREMRQAQRVARTPWVLLGLTLALSFCLCALGAMAASAERADPAKVGSTLFQVFFSVSYAVVAIVGPAVAANGIAAEREGRTWEAVLLAGLDAPKLARGKFLAAYTTLSLYVVTLAPVGALCFLFGGVTALELLLAFGLLFAFAALAVWCGLAVSSLMTHLRGALVATLALAAAVGPGLYLVFGLAAGRLAHDRWSEIDGDSPVWLPLALARADFSVDYLVWLVLVPAAALLGTASFLHGVTVANLKEESDDRSTGLKRWTLFSAPVVIGIAAALTALSERHRGDTAVVATCGAFAYLSFLTLLFLREPLGPSRRVRVRWDREGASALTRWLGPGITSSARLVQLATLAVSGTVAATACASLNDLSRARGSVLALAVGGAAFLFFLIGLGQALRARGLAVGVTRAVVVAAALVATMAPWFVVLVAAGGGDKAPLMPLASPSPFYAFYMGDQVDLSSATRMRAIGCGLCADVAWALLGLALSAYAARRARALCRRGTGGGDLTPRDERARRDL is encoded by the coding sequence ATGCGCGAGATGCGACAGGCCCAACGCGTCGCGCGGACGCCGTGGGTGCTGCTCGGTCTCACGCTCGCGCTGTCCTTCTGCCTCTGTGCGCTGGGCGCGATGGCGGCCAGTGCGGAGCGGGCCGACCCCGCGAAGGTGGGGAGCACGCTCTTCCAGGTGTTCTTCTCCGTCTCCTATGCCGTGGTCGCGATCGTCGGTCCCGCCGTGGCGGCGAACGGCATCGCCGCCGAGCGCGAGGGACGCACCTGGGAGGCGGTGCTGCTCGCCGGCCTCGACGCGCCGAAGCTCGCGCGGGGCAAATTCCTCGCCGCGTACACCACGCTCTCCCTCTACGTCGTGACGCTCGCGCCGGTGGGCGCGCTGTGCTTTCTCTTCGGGGGCGTCACGGCGCTCGAGCTGCTCCTCGCGTTCGGGCTCCTCTTCGCGTTCGCCGCCCTCGCGGTGTGGTGCGGGCTCGCGGTGAGCTCGCTCATGACCCACCTGCGCGGCGCGCTCGTCGCGACACTGGCGCTCGCCGCTGCGGTCGGCCCGGGGCTGTACCTCGTCTTCGGCCTCGCGGCCGGTCGGCTCGCGCACGATCGGTGGTCCGAGATCGACGGCGACTCCCCGGTCTGGCTGCCACTCGCCCTCGCGCGGGCCGATTTCAGCGTGGACTACCTCGTGTGGCTCGTGCTCGTTCCCGCCGCCGCCCTCCTCGGCACCGCGAGCTTCCTCCATGGCGTCACGGTGGCGAACCTGAAGGAAGAGAGCGACGACCGCTCGACCGGGCTCAAGCGGTGGACGCTGTTTTCGGCGCCCGTGGTGATCGGCATCGCCGCTGCGCTCACGGCGCTCAGCGAGCGACACAGAGGCGACACGGCCGTGGTCGCGACATGCGGAGCGTTCGCGTACTTGAGCTTCCTGACGCTGCTGTTCCTGCGAGAGCCCCTCGGTCCCTCGCGACGCGTGAGGGTGCGATGGGACCGGGAGGGCGCCTCCGCGCTCACGCGGTGGCTAGGGCCCGGGATCACGTCCTCAGCTCGGCTGGTGCAGCTCGCCACGCTCGCGGTCAGCGGGACGGTCGCGGCGACGGCCTGCGCCTCCCTCAACGACCTCTCGCGGGCGCGCGGGAGCGTGCTCGCCCTCGCCGTCGGCGGCGCGGCGTTCCTGTTCTTCCTCATCGGGCTCGGCCAAGCGCTCCGCGCCCGAGGGTTGGCGGTCGGGGTGACGAGGGCCGTCGTCGTCGCGGCCGCGCTCGTGGCGACCATGGCGCCGTGGTTCGTCGTCCTCGTCGCCGCGGGCGGCGGGGACAAGGCCCCCCTCATGCCGCTCGCCTCCCCCAGCCCGTTCTATGCATTCTACATGGGTGACCAGGTGGACCTCTCCAGCGCGACGCGGATGCGCGCGATCGGATGCGGCCTGTGCGCCGACGTGGCGTGGGCGCTGCTGGGCCTCGCGCTCAGCGCGTACGCCGCCCGCCGGGCGCGGGCGCTCTGTCGGCGCGGCACCGGTGGAGGAGACCTGACGCCGCGCGACGAGCGGGCGCGGCGGGACCTCTAG
- a CDS encoding NAD(P)/FAD-dependent oxidoreductase — MSDVDVLVVGGGPAGASVALHLVRACGIRPSSVAIVDSAVFPREKPCAGAVSAWGLEALEAVGVRVGVPRVPMRGLRILHEGEAGATSSPLGVVVRRDEFDTSLLREAQSDGVAVHEGEGLVELTREPRGYAVHTARRVLHARHVVACDGVAGRTRRALGLKEVARKGHLYVAETLPVGADVGPERDLCDFELAVCDAGIEGYYWDFPTIIGGARHVSRGIYHANLTPRSNVKAALLACFRARGLAAERVRLKPFPTRPFVPGSVLEHEGVLFVGEAAGIDRTTGEGIAQSIVMGALAASTLARALRSGSPIAGGYDRAVRASRVGRHLLQSAGLAARVYGDRGLAYRRLLTRSAAARAAGAAWYAGARVSALAKARLGLALGLDGLAALRL; from the coding sequence GTGAGCGACGTGGACGTGCTCGTCGTGGGCGGTGGGCCCGCGGGCGCGAGTGTGGCGCTTCACCTCGTGCGCGCGTGCGGCATTCGGCCTTCGTCCGTCGCGATCGTCGACTCAGCGGTGTTCCCGCGCGAGAAGCCTTGTGCGGGCGCTGTGAGCGCGTGGGGGCTCGAGGCGCTCGAGGCGGTCGGGGTTCGCGTGGGCGTGCCGCGGGTGCCCATGCGTGGCCTCCGCATTCTTCACGAAGGCGAGGCCGGCGCGACCTCGTCGCCGCTCGGGGTCGTCGTTCGTCGCGACGAGTTCGACACGTCGCTGCTTCGCGAGGCCCAGTCGGACGGGGTCGCGGTCCACGAGGGTGAGGGCCTCGTGGAGCTCACGAGAGAGCCGCGCGGCTACGCGGTCCACACCGCCCGGCGCGTCCTGCACGCTCGCCACGTCGTGGCGTGCGACGGGGTCGCCGGTCGCACACGCCGCGCGCTCGGATTGAAGGAGGTGGCGCGCAAGGGACACCTGTACGTAGCCGAGACCCTCCCGGTGGGCGCCGACGTGGGCCCCGAGCGCGACCTGTGCGACTTCGAGCTCGCGGTCTGTGACGCTGGAATCGAGGGATATTACTGGGATTTTCCGACAATCATCGGCGGCGCGCGGCACGTGAGTCGCGGCATCTACCACGCGAACCTCACGCCGAGGTCGAACGTCAAGGCGGCGCTGCTCGCCTGCTTCCGTGCGCGTGGCCTCGCGGCCGAGCGGGTGAGGCTGAAGCCCTTCCCGACGAGGCCCTTCGTGCCCGGGTCGGTGCTCGAGCACGAGGGCGTGCTCTTCGTAGGCGAGGCGGCGGGGATCGACCGCACGACCGGCGAGGGGATCGCGCAGTCGATCGTGATGGGCGCCCTCGCCGCGTCCACGCTCGCGCGCGCCCTCCGGAGCGGCAGCCCGATCGCGGGGGGCTACGACCGCGCTGTGCGAGCGTCGCGCGTGGGGCGCCACCTCCTCCAGAGCGCCGGCCTCGCGGCGCGCGTGTATGGCGATCGAGGGCTCGCGTACCGGCGCCTCCTCACGCGCTCGGCCGCGGCGCGGGCCGCGGGCGCCGCGTGGTACGCTGGCGCGCGCGTGTCCGCCCTCGCCAAGGCTCGCCTCGGGCTCGCCCTCGGCCTCGACGGGCTCGCCGCGCTCCGCCTCTGA